From Longimicrobium sp., one genomic window encodes:
- a CDS encoding sigma-70 family RNA polymerase sigma factor: MKAVPTNAPDYDALFRDVYPSLFRYLHRLTGDHDQAEDIAQESFVRLLGRSLPGDEARLWLFTVATNLFRDGARTRKRRERLLTATPWKPSALPAPDVEAERKYAVQQVRRALEQIPERDRQMLLMREEGFKYDEIARVAGVAPGSVGTLLARATRRFLAVYDGEREDG; the protein is encoded by the coding sequence TTGAAGGCCGTTCCCACGAACGCCCCGGACTACGACGCGCTGTTCCGCGACGTATATCCGTCGCTGTTCCGCTACCTGCATCGGCTGACGGGCGACCACGACCAGGCCGAGGACATCGCGCAGGAATCGTTCGTGCGCCTGCTGGGGCGGTCGCTCCCCGGCGACGAGGCGCGGCTGTGGCTGTTCACGGTGGCCACCAACCTGTTCCGCGACGGGGCGCGCACGCGCAAGCGCCGCGAACGGCTGCTGACGGCCACCCCGTGGAAGCCGTCGGCGCTCCCCGCGCCGGACGTGGAGGCGGAGCGAAAGTACGCGGTGCAGCAGGTGCGCCGCGCGCTGGAGCAGATTCCCGAACGCGACCGGCAGATGCTGCTGATGCGCGAAGAGGGCTTCAAGTACGACGAAATCGCCCGTGTGGCCGGTGTGGCCCCGGGATCGGTAGGCACGCTGCTGGCCCGCGCAACCCGGCGGTTCCTGGCGGTGTACGACGGAGAACGGGAGGACGGATGA
- a CDS encoding ABC transporter ATP-binding protein translates to MERTDTRTEPAIRCRGLHKRFGGTVAVDGIDLEVRRGECFGLLGPNGAGKTTTVEILEGLQPRDGGEVQVLGMRWESDAAAIRQRLGVQLQESEFSDRLTVEEIVRMFRSFYRQGPTPDELIDFVQLGEKRRAQVRHLSGGQRQRLSVACALAGDPDLLFLDEPTTGLDPQSRRQLWDVCEAFKARGGTILLTTHFMDEAERLSDRIAVMDHGRVIAHGTPAELIASLGGAHVIEFAATAQPSDDELRAIPGVTRVSTHGGATQLTVEETHRSLPALLDGIGAAGGVLTELTTHRATLEDVFLALTGRELRDE, encoded by the coding sequence TTGGAACGGACGGATACACGGACTGAGCCCGCCATCCGCTGCCGCGGGCTGCACAAGCGGTTCGGCGGCACGGTGGCGGTGGACGGCATCGACCTGGAGGTGCGCCGGGGCGAGTGCTTCGGGCTGCTCGGGCCGAACGGCGCGGGCAAGACGACGACGGTGGAGATCCTGGAGGGGCTGCAGCCCCGCGACGGCGGCGAGGTGCAGGTCCTTGGGATGAGATGGGAAAGCGACGCCGCCGCCATCCGCCAGCGCCTGGGCGTGCAGCTGCAGGAAAGCGAGTTTTCCGACCGGCTGACGGTGGAAGAGATCGTACGGATGTTCCGCTCGTTCTACCGCCAGGGCCCCACGCCGGACGAGCTGATCGACTTCGTGCAGCTGGGCGAGAAGCGCAGGGCGCAGGTGCGGCACCTGTCCGGGGGCCAGCGACAGCGGCTATCCGTGGCCTGCGCGCTGGCGGGCGACCCCGACCTGCTGTTCCTGGACGAGCCCACCACCGGGCTGGACCCGCAGTCGCGGCGGCAACTGTGGGACGTGTGCGAGGCGTTCAAGGCGCGCGGCGGCACCATCCTGCTGACCACGCACTTCATGGACGAGGCCGAGCGCCTGTCGGACCGCATCGCCGTCATGGATCACGGCCGGGTGATCGCCCACGGCACCCCGGCCGAGCTGATTGCATCGCTGGGCGGCGCGCACGTGATCGAGTTCGCCGCCACCGCGCAGCCTTCGGACGACGAGCTGCGGGCCATCCCGGGGGTCACCCGCGTCTCCACCCACGGCGGCGCCACCCAGCTGACCGTCGAGGAAACGCACCGCAGCCTCCCCGCCCTGCTGGACGGCATCGGCGCGGCGGGCGGCGTTCTCACCGAGCTGACCACCCACCGCGCCACGCTGGAAGACGTGTTCCTGGCACTGACCGGACGGGAGCTGCGCGATGAGTAG
- the pckA gene encoding phosphoenolpyruvate carboxykinase (ATP) gives MSTTLVPEAPAAAGTGRESRYGLENHGIRNPGTVFWNLNPVELVEHAVRRGEGSLVEGGPFNAVTAPHTGRSPNDRFVVREPSSEEHVWWGKVNVPISPEHYAALREDVMAHLEGQDLYVRDMVAGADPKYELNVRVITPNAWHNLFAFNMFRRPEAGGLADMVPGFTVLHAPEYEADPARHGTRTSTFILINFGAKEVLIGGTRYAGEIKKSVFGVMNYVLPMQGVLSMHCSANVGPEGDTALFFGLSGTGKTTLSADPERGLIGDDEHGWTDDGIFNFEGGCYAKAIKLSPEGEPEIYATTRMFGTVLENLVMDEARRVDFDDISITENTRISYPLHYIHNYVPEARGGHPRNIVFLTADAYGVLPPISRLTPEQAMFYFLSGYTAKVAGTERGVKEPQPTFSACFGAAFLSLHPGVYAELLGQKIAQHGARVWLVNTGWTGGPYGEGSRMKLAYTRAMVRAALSGQLDGVATETVPFFGLQVPTDVPGVPAELLNPRGTWANPEAYDARACDLANAFCQNFEQFADRVPEAVRNAGPSSAE, from the coding sequence TGTTCCCGAAGCTCCCGCCGCGGCCGGCACCGGCCGCGAAAGCCGCTACGGGTTGGAAAACCACGGGATCCGCAACCCCGGAACCGTGTTCTGGAACCTGAACCCCGTGGAGCTGGTGGAGCACGCGGTTCGGCGCGGCGAAGGCAGCCTGGTCGAGGGAGGCCCCTTCAACGCCGTCACAGCACCGCACACCGGCCGCTCGCCCAACGACCGCTTCGTGGTGCGCGAGCCCTCGTCCGAGGAGCACGTGTGGTGGGGCAAGGTAAACGTGCCCATCTCGCCCGAGCACTATGCGGCGCTGCGCGAAGACGTGATGGCGCACCTGGAGGGGCAGGACCTGTACGTGCGCGACATGGTGGCCGGGGCCGATCCCAAGTACGAGCTCAACGTACGGGTGATCACCCCCAACGCGTGGCACAACCTGTTCGCGTTCAACATGTTCCGCCGCCCCGAAGCAGGGGGCCTGGCCGACATGGTGCCGGGGTTCACCGTTCTCCATGCGCCCGAGTACGAGGCAGACCCCGCACGCCACGGCACGCGCACCAGCACCTTCATCCTGATCAACTTCGGCGCCAAGGAGGTGCTGATCGGCGGCACCCGCTACGCCGGCGAGATCAAGAAGTCGGTGTTCGGGGTGATGAACTACGTGCTGCCCATGCAGGGCGTGCTTTCCATGCACTGCTCGGCCAACGTGGGCCCCGAGGGCGACACGGCGCTCTTCTTCGGGCTGTCGGGCACGGGCAAGACCACCCTGTCGGCAGACCCGGAGCGCGGGCTGATCGGCGACGACGAGCACGGGTGGACGGACGACGGGATCTTCAACTTCGAGGGCGGCTGCTACGCCAAGGCCATCAAGCTGTCGCCCGAGGGCGAGCCGGAGATCTACGCCACCACCCGCATGTTCGGCACGGTGCTGGAGAACCTGGTGATGGACGAAGCCCGGCGGGTGGACTTCGACGACATCTCCATCACCGAGAACACGCGGATCTCGTATCCGCTCCACTACATCCACAACTACGTCCCCGAGGCGCGCGGCGGCCACCCGCGGAACATCGTGTTCCTGACGGCCGACGCGTACGGCGTGCTCCCCCCCATCAGCCGCCTGACCCCCGAGCAGGCGATGTTCTACTTCCTGTCGGGGTACACGGCCAAGGTGGCGGGCACCGAGCGCGGCGTAAAGGAGCCGCAGCCCACCTTCTCGGCCTGCTTCGGCGCGGCGTTCCTGTCGCTGCACCCCGGGGTTTATGCCGAGCTGCTGGGACAGAAGATCGCCCAGCACGGCGCGCGGGTGTGGCTGGTGAACACCGGCTGGACGGGCGGGCCGTACGGCGAGGGCAGCCGCATGAAGCTGGCGTACACCCGCGCCATGGTGCGCGCCGCGCTCTCGGGCCAGCTCGACGGCGTGGCGACCGAGACGGTGCCGTTCTTCGGCCTGCAGGTGCCCACCGACGTGCCCGGCGTCCCCGCCGAGCTGCTGAACCCGCGCGGCACCTGGGCGAACCCCGAGGCGTACGACGCCCGGGCGTGCGACCTGGCGAACGCCTTCTGTCAGAACTTCGAGCAGTTCGCCGACCGCGTGCCGGAGGCCGTCCGCAACGCCGGCCCGTCGTCGGCCGAGTAG
- a CDS encoding DUF3072 domain-containing protein: MTDRATQEHAEDSNMIKDPDNWVTGDEPMTGAQRSYLHTLAEEAHVEVEDDLTKAEASKKIDELKDETGRGR; this comes from the coding sequence ATGACCGATCGCGCGACGCAGGAGCACGCCGAGGACAGCAACATGATCAAGGACCCGGACAACTGGGTCACGGGCGACGAGCCGATGACGGGCGCCCAGCGCTCGTACCTTCACACGCTGGCCGAAGAGGCGCACGTGGAGGTGGAGGACGACCTGACCAAGGCCGAGGCCTCCAAGAAGATCGACGAGCTCAAGGACGAAACCGGCCGCGGCCGCTGA
- a CDS encoding PAS domain-containing protein, which translates to MLQTILDNVTDGVLVLDADWRITEANRRAETLFRRRRADLVGRVVWEALPDVAGTRFESEVRMAREQELVRIVEHFYPSLYVWHKVRAAPSGDGNTLLLFSDITEIARRQHGEAVREAVRSIVRQAPIAISIVRGPEHRFEVVNEMGLRLIGDREVEGRTVRDAFPELEGQGFFELLDQVYATGEAFEGHEMPVEFDPTGTGERVKGCFNVIYQPLFEADGRVSGILSLSVDVTDLVAERSQMQRAAVEHRAILAQLLEGVIVTDAEGHIRFVNDAAERMHGTQRLGVAPEAYTREYHLLREDGSEYPAHDLPLARAALNDEVVTNERWLVRRGDGTEARLEGSASPVFAEGKKLGAVLTMREI; encoded by the coding sequence ATGCTGCAGACCATTCTCGACAACGTAACCGACGGCGTGCTGGTGCTGGATGCGGACTGGCGCATCACCGAAGCCAACCGCCGCGCCGAAACCCTGTTCCGCCGCCGCCGCGCCGACCTCGTCGGCCGCGTGGTGTGGGAGGCGCTTCCCGACGTCGCGGGCACGCGCTTCGAGAGCGAGGTGCGCATGGCACGCGAGCAGGAGCTGGTGCGCATCGTCGAGCACTTCTACCCCTCGCTCTACGTGTGGCACAAGGTGCGCGCGGCGCCCTCCGGCGACGGGAACACCCTCCTGCTCTTCAGCGACATCACCGAGATCGCCCGCCGGCAGCACGGTGAGGCGGTGCGCGAAGCGGTGCGCAGCATCGTGCGGCAGGCGCCCATCGCCATCAGCATCGTGCGCGGGCCGGAGCACCGGTTCGAGGTGGTGAACGAGATGGGGCTTCGCCTGATCGGCGACCGCGAGGTGGAAGGCCGCACGGTGCGCGACGCCTTTCCCGAACTGGAAGGCCAGGGCTTCTTCGAGCTGCTCGACCAGGTGTACGCCACCGGGGAGGCCTTCGAAGGCCATGAAATGCCCGTGGAATTCGACCCCACCGGCACCGGCGAACGGGTGAAAGGCTGCTTCAACGTCATCTACCAGCCCCTGTTCGAGGCCGACGGCCGGGTGTCCGGCATCCTCAGCCTGAGCGTGGACGTGACGGACCTCGTCGCCGAGCGTTCGCAGATGCAGCGCGCGGCGGTCGAGCACCGGGCCATCCTGGCGCAGCTGCTGGAAGGCGTGATCGTGACCGACGCCGAGGGGCACATCCGGTTCGTCAACGACGCCGCGGAGCGGATGCATGGAACGCAGCGCCTGGGCGTGGCACCCGAGGCCTACACGCGCGAGTACCACCTGCTGCGCGAAGACGGGAGCGAGTACCCCGCGCACGACCTTCCGCTGGCCCGCGCGGCCCTGAACGACGAAGTGGTCACCAACGAACGGTGGCTCGTCCGGCGCGGCGACGGCACGGAAGCGCGCCTGGAGGGCAGTGCGAGCCCCGTCTTCGCCGAGGGCAAGAAGCTGGGCGCCGTGCTCACCATGCGCGAGATCTGA
- a CDS encoding ABC transporter permease: MRDPSPLRELTLARIRGFVREPEALFWTFGFPIIMAVGLGLAFREAPAERAAVGVEQGSVAERYLAALRQSTEVKVTVLDANAAERAVARGDVAVLLAGRDRLTYRFDPARAESRSAQLIADRVVQRAAGAVPRVPTIDDPTRRPGGRYIDWVIPGLIGLNLMSTGMWGMGFSLVQMRQKKQLKRMSSTPMRRSDFLLAQILARLAFVVLEVPPIVLFAWLAFGVQVNGSLALLALAVVLGAMTFAGLGLLASTRARTIEGVSGVLNLVMLPMFVLSGVFFPASRYPDALQPFVQALPLTALNDALRAIYNDALPLGAFAGEVGILLAWMIGSFLLSVRGFRWQ, from the coding sequence ATGCGAGATCCCAGTCCCCTTCGCGAGCTTACCCTCGCCCGCATCCGCGGCTTCGTGCGCGAGCCCGAGGCGCTGTTCTGGACCTTCGGGTTTCCCATCATCATGGCCGTGGGGCTGGGCCTCGCCTTCCGCGAGGCGCCCGCGGAGCGCGCCGCCGTTGGTGTCGAGCAAGGCTCCGTCGCCGAGCGCTACCTGGCCGCGCTCCGCCAGTCCACCGAGGTGAAGGTGACGGTGCTGGACGCGAACGCCGCCGAGCGCGCCGTGGCCCGAGGCGACGTCGCCGTCCTCCTGGCCGGGCGCGACCGGCTGACCTACCGGTTCGACCCGGCGCGCGCGGAAAGCCGCAGCGCGCAGCTGATCGCCGACCGCGTCGTGCAGCGCGCCGCGGGGGCCGTGCCGCGAGTGCCGACCATCGACGATCCCACGCGGCGGCCGGGCGGGCGCTACATCGACTGGGTGATCCCGGGGCTGATCGGGCTGAACCTGATGTCGACGGGAATGTGGGGGATGGGCTTCAGCCTGGTGCAGATGCGGCAGAAGAAGCAGCTGAAGCGGATGTCGTCGACGCCCATGCGGCGGAGCGACTTCCTGCTGGCGCAGATCCTGGCGCGCCTGGCGTTCGTGGTGCTCGAGGTGCCGCCCATCGTGCTGTTCGCCTGGCTGGCGTTCGGCGTGCAGGTGAACGGGTCGCTGGCCCTGCTGGCCCTGGCGGTGGTCCTGGGCGCCATGACCTTCGCCGGCCTGGGGCTGCTGGCGTCCACCCGCGCGCGGACCATCGAGGGGGTCAGCGGGGTGCTGAACCTGGTGATGCTGCCGATGTTCGTGCTGTCGGGCGTGTTCTTTCCCGCCAGCCGCTACCCCGACGCGCTGCAGCCCTTCGTGCAGGCGCTGCCGCTGACCGCGCTGAACGACGCCCTGCGGGCCATCTACAACGACGCGCTGCCGCTGGGGGCGTTCGCGGGCGAGGTGGGGATCCTGCTGGCGTGGATGATCGGGTCGTTCCTGCTGAGCGTGCGGGGGTTCCGCTGGCAGTGA
- a CDS encoding DUF4276 family protein — protein sequence MNEIWMYVEGGRGRDSKASLRAGLAQFFEKSRVTGGSQKTIWRVVMCGSREETYELFVRGWRDHPNSHVLLVVDAEGPVVGTEREHLAAQDRWDLSFAKDDSIHLMTEAMESWFVADVKALTKFYGQRFAAASIPKRKNVEEIAKADVEKALKDATRNTQPGLYLKTRHAPKILESLDPGTVRARAPRCERLLQHLAQPGG from the coding sequence GTGAACGAGATTTGGATGTATGTGGAAGGGGGTCGCGGTCGTGACAGCAAGGCGTCACTTCGGGCCGGGCTCGCGCAGTTCTTTGAGAAGTCGCGTGTGACCGGCGGCTCGCAGAAGACCATATGGCGCGTCGTGATGTGTGGCTCGCGCGAGGAAACCTATGAACTTTTCGTGCGGGGCTGGAGAGATCATCCGAACTCACACGTTCTCCTGGTCGTCGATGCGGAAGGGCCGGTAGTCGGTACGGAGCGCGAGCACCTGGCCGCGCAGGACCGATGGGATCTCTCGTTCGCCAAGGACGATTCCATCCACCTGATGACCGAGGCGATGGAATCGTGGTTCGTTGCTGACGTGAAAGCCCTGACCAAGTTCTACGGGCAGCGCTTCGCCGCTGCGTCTATCCCGAAGCGCAAAAACGTCGAGGAGATCGCGAAGGCAGACGTCGAAAAGGCGCTCAAGGATGCTACGCGCAACACGCAGCCGGGCTTGTACCTCAAAACGCGGCACGCGCCGAAGATCCTCGAAAGCCTGGACCCCGGGACCGTCCGGGCGCGTGCACCACGGTGCGAACGCCTGCTCCAGCACCTCGCGCAGCCGGGCGGTTGA
- a CDS encoding amidohydrolase family protein, with protein MSESPSIDIHVHLAGVGTNGSGCWVSPLFMRRMSFRLLKLRHGINARQMRESADADWAADVADRVRRSELTHAVVLGFDGVYDRVGALDRARSQMFIPPSWVFEVCRRYPQLLPGPSINPHRADAMERLEECIEGGAVLIKWLPATQGIDPADPALGPFYRRLAETGIPILVHSGGSENTFAEVNPALKDLRRILPPLRLGVRMIVAHCGVPVSYAGDRDQVPLLRTMLGEFPHLWIDNSGMANPPRFAHLPRFARDPDFAPRMLHGSDFPVPSNAFWYARQLGARRAMALDRIRNRMQRDIEMKRALGYLDDALTRPVQVLANLHRWVPARSGPFRAR; from the coding sequence ATGAGCGAATCGCCCAGCATCGACATCCACGTGCACCTGGCCGGGGTGGGCACCAACGGCTCCGGCTGCTGGGTGTCTCCCCTGTTCATGCGGCGGATGAGCTTTCGCCTGCTGAAGCTGCGGCACGGGATCAACGCGCGGCAGATGCGCGAGTCGGCCGATGCGGACTGGGCCGCGGACGTGGCGGACCGCGTACGCCGCAGCGAGCTGACGCACGCGGTGGTGCTGGGGTTCGACGGGGTGTACGACCGGGTGGGTGCGCTGGACCGGGCCAGGTCGCAGATGTTCATCCCGCCCAGCTGGGTGTTCGAGGTCTGCCGCCGGTATCCGCAGCTGCTCCCCGGCCCGTCCATCAACCCACACAGGGCGGACGCGATGGAGCGGCTGGAGGAGTGCATCGAGGGCGGGGCCGTGCTCATCAAGTGGCTTCCCGCCACGCAGGGCATCGACCCGGCAGACCCGGCGCTTGGCCCGTTCTACCGGCGGCTGGCGGAAACGGGCATCCCCATCCTCGTCCACTCGGGGGGGTCGGAAAACACCTTCGCGGAGGTGAATCCCGCGCTCAAGGACCTGCGCCGCATCCTCCCGCCGCTGCGCCTGGGGGTGCGGATGATCGTGGCGCACTGCGGCGTGCCCGTCTCCTACGCCGGGGATCGCGACCAGGTGCCGCTGCTGCGGACGATGCTGGGGGAGTTTCCGCACCTGTGGATCGACAACTCGGGAATGGCCAACCCGCCGCGCTTCGCGCACCTACCCCGCTTTGCGCGCGACCCGGACTTTGCGCCGCGGATGCTGCACGGAAGCGACTTTCCGGTGCCGTCGAATGCGTTCTGGTACGCGCGCCAGCTGGGCGCCCGCCGCGCGATGGCGCTGGACCGCATCCGCAACCGCATGCAGCGCGACATCGAGATGAAGCGCGCCCTCGGCTATCTGGACGACGCCCTTACGCGCCCCGTGCAGGTGCTGGCCAACCTGCACCGGTGGGTGCCCGCTAGATCAGGGCCCTTCCGCGCCCGCTGA
- a CDS encoding AAA family ATPase: MRDTLLIRELRLEDFLSFATPGVSVGLRALNVLIGPNGSGKSNVLEALAVLRASPGDLAGLLRSGGGVTEYIWKGDRNPDAAWIEVELRPYVRSSTSPLVFGFFLTALGTRLEIIHEYIYRQDGVREFLYKSGSGTGTLNSPLQEGRAEAVAEMKADKSILSQLRDPITYPEITYIGDRFSSIALFQDWNVARRSAARLPQPTDLPNDFLLPDGSNLGLILHDLSQTSAKRDEVSEYLRKFYERARYITTKIQGGTLQLYIEEEGGRLIPATRLSDGTLRYLCLLAILLHPNPPPVIGIEEPELGLHPDILPTIAELLRKASERTQLFVTTHSETLVSALSDTPECILVCESTPDGTTMKRLEAEPLREWLEKYSLGELWRMGEIGGNRW, encoded by the coding sequence ATGCGAGATACCTTGTTGATCCGGGAGCTTCGGCTCGAAGACTTTCTCTCCTTCGCCACCCCGGGTGTCTCGGTTGGCTTGCGGGCTCTGAACGTGTTGATAGGACCGAACGGGTCGGGTAAGTCGAACGTCCTCGAGGCATTGGCAGTGCTGCGCGCCTCGCCCGGTGATTTGGCGGGGTTACTCCGGAGCGGCGGCGGTGTCACCGAGTATATCTGGAAGGGGGATCGCAATCCTGACGCGGCGTGGATCGAGGTAGAACTCCGTCCATACGTCAGAAGTTCAACGTCACCGCTGGTCTTTGGGTTTTTCCTCACTGCCCTAGGCACCCGCTTAGAAATCATCCACGAGTATATCTATCGGCAGGACGGCGTTAGAGAGTTTTTGTACAAATCCGGATCGGGTACAGGCACACTGAACAGTCCCCTGCAAGAGGGGCGTGCAGAGGCGGTGGCGGAGATGAAGGCTGATAAATCGATCCTCTCCCAGTTGCGGGATCCGATCACATACCCTGAGATCACGTACATTGGAGACAGGTTCAGCAGTATCGCGCTATTTCAGGACTGGAACGTCGCCCGGCGGTCGGCTGCGCGATTGCCGCAACCTACGGATCTCCCGAACGATTTCCTGCTACCGGATGGTAGCAACCTCGGCCTGATTCTACACGACCTAAGCCAAACTTCCGCCAAGCGCGACGAAGTGAGTGAGTACCTTCGCAAGTTCTACGAACGGGCCAGGTACATCACGACCAAGATCCAAGGCGGCACACTGCAATTATACATCGAAGAGGAAGGTGGCCGGCTGATCCCTGCCACGCGGCTGTCGGACGGGACGCTGCGCTACCTGTGCCTGCTTGCGATCCTCTTGCATCCGAACCCGCCGCCGGTGATCGGGATTGAGGAGCCGGAGCTGGGGCTGCATCCGGACATCCTGCCGACGATCGCGGAACTGCTGCGGAAGGCCTCGGAGCGCACGCAGCTGTTCGTCACGACCCACTCGGAAACGCTCGTCTCAGCGCTCTCGGACACGCCGGAGTGCATCTTGGTTTGCGAAAGCACTCCGGATGGCACGACGATGAAGCGCCTAGAGGCGGAGCCCCTGCGCGAGTGGCTGGAGAAGTACTCGCTCGGCGAACTCTGGCGGATGGGGGAGATCGGAGGGAACCGCTGGTGA
- a CDS encoding TonB-dependent receptor yields the protein MLTALFAAALIAAAPAQDTARGVIRGTVQSDPSGLPVALAVVEAGSGPRTMVGMADSTGRYSLRVGAGWQVVRVRHLEHAPQEMQVLVPSGGEVVLDVALELRPIALAPVRVHALGDPRADSISVPSTDVSYLIGHRTLGEGGGLDGALGQEYEPAAEPDGDEGDALYVRGSSGMLQLVLLDGAPVYAPFHTGGLLETFEPGVLGSARLYLGGAPARYDGGLSYVMDLSTRGGNGDGHSGAGAVDMMSARGRAEGPLGNGARYLVSARTVHGASMTQLESEPFPYQFGDALARLDVPTQYGALSITGFMNREGVRIDTAGPGDGHARWGNLATSIRWRGRLRGADAELTVAGGRFDANLPQRDPARLLQLEWQQERLRLGLDLASDLRGGVRLRYGASLDRTWFRHIATVPEEYRLLLYSRGAGSAAGGYVDASWQPARRVLLRGGLRGDHFSVGQVAKVAPRASATWLLSDGAALTLAAGRYHQYVRVPRPSLQAGAPPRNSADAIRVPTQIAVASATHLAMSLDQELVAGVRLGLEGFYKRFHGLPLKDANISHNSGVDVWVRRTAGEVTGWLGYSLSWGWNSNEGMGTSAEFVGRQTVSAGVRGPVWRRTLLGLRVAYGDGLAYTPVTVGGQAEALDGASLPVYQSGNSVRLDSDSPLRGPSADFLRVDAEVSRTWTPMVAGRRTQLTPYLKVLNALESRDALFYRYFAEGDSGARLQPVSTLPVVPVVGVAWHF from the coding sequence ATGCTCACCGCGCTGTTCGCCGCCGCGCTGATCGCCGCTGCCCCCGCCCAGGATACGGCCCGGGGGGTCATCCGCGGCACCGTGCAGAGCGACCCGTCGGGGCTGCCCGTGGCCCTGGCCGTCGTCGAGGCCGGGTCCGGCCCCCGCACGATGGTGGGGATGGCGGACAGCACCGGACGATACTCCCTGCGGGTGGGCGCCGGCTGGCAGGTGGTGCGCGTGCGGCACCTGGAGCACGCGCCGCAGGAGATGCAGGTGCTGGTTCCCTCCGGGGGCGAGGTGGTGCTGGACGTGGCGCTGGAGCTGCGGCCCATCGCCCTGGCCCCCGTGCGCGTCCACGCCCTGGGCGACCCGCGCGCCGACAGCATTTCGGTGCCCTCGACGGACGTCAGCTACCTGATCGGCCATCGCACGCTGGGTGAGGGCGGCGGGCTGGACGGGGCGCTGGGGCAGGAGTACGAGCCGGCAGCGGAGCCCGACGGCGACGAGGGCGACGCGCTGTACGTCCGCGGATCGTCGGGAATGCTGCAGCTGGTGCTGCTGGACGGCGCCCCCGTGTACGCCCCGTTCCACACCGGCGGGCTGCTGGAAACCTTCGAGCCCGGCGTGCTGGGGTCTGCCCGTCTGTACCTGGGCGGCGCGCCCGCGCGGTACGACGGCGGCTTGTCGTACGTGATGGACCTTTCCACCCGCGGCGGAAACGGCGACGGCCACTCGGGCGCCGGAGCGGTGGACATGATGTCGGCGCGCGGGCGCGCCGAGGGGCCGCTGGGGAACGGGGCGCGGTACCTGGTGTCGGCGCGCACGGTGCACGGCGCCAGCATGACGCAGCTGGAAAGCGAGCCGTTTCCCTATCAGTTCGGCGACGCGCTGGCGCGGCTGGACGTGCCGACGCAGTACGGGGCGCTGTCCATCACCGGGTTCATGAACCGCGAAGGGGTGCGCATCGACACGGCCGGCCCGGGCGACGGCCATGCGCGGTGGGGCAACCTGGCCACCTCCATCCGCTGGCGCGGACGGCTGCGCGGCGCCGACGCGGAGCTCACCGTGGCGGGGGGACGCTTCGACGCCAACCTGCCCCAGCGCGACCCTGCCCGGCTGCTGCAGCTGGAGTGGCAGCAGGAGCGGCTGCGGCTGGGGCTGGACCTGGCCAGCGACCTGCGCGGGGGGGTGCGGCTGCGCTACGGCGCGTCGCTGGACCGCACCTGGTTCCGGCACATCGCCACCGTTCCCGAGGAGTACCGGCTGCTGCTGTACTCGCGCGGCGCCGGCTCGGCGGCCGGCGGCTACGTGGACGCGTCGTGGCAGCCCGCCCGGCGCGTGCTTCTGCGCGGGGGCCTTCGCGGCGACCACTTCTCGGTGGGCCAGGTGGCCAAGGTGGCGCCGCGCGCCTCGGCTACCTGGCTGCTGTCGGACGGCGCGGCGCTGACGCTGGCGGCCGGGCGCTACCACCAGTACGTGCGCGTTCCGCGGCCTTCGCTTCAGGCGGGCGCGCCTCCGCGCAACAGCGCCGATGCCATCCGCGTTCCCACGCAGATTGCCGTCGCCAGCGCCACCCACCTCGCCATGTCGCTGGACCAGGAGCTGGTGGCCGGCGTGCGGCTGGGGCTGGAAGGGTTCTACAAGCGCTTCCACGGCCTGCCGCTGAAGGACGCCAACATCTCCCACAACTCGGGGGTGGACGTGTGGGTGCGCCGCACGGCGGGCGAGGTGACCGGCTGGCTCGGGTACTCGCTTTCGTGGGGGTGGAACTCGAACGAGGGGATGGGCACCTCGGCCGAGTTCGTGGGCCGGCAGACGGTGAGCGCGGGCGTCCGCGGCCCGGTGTGGCGCCGCACGCTGCTGGGGCTGCGGGTGGCGTACGGCGATGGCCTGGCCTACACCCCGGTGACCGTGGGAGGGCAGGCCGAGGCGCTGGACGGGGCGAGCCTTCCCGTGTACCAGAGCGGCAACTCGGTGCGGCTGGACAGCGACTCACCGCTGCGGGGGCCCTCTGCGGACTTCCTGCGCGTGGATGCCGAGGTGTCTCGCACCTGGACGCCCATGGTGGCCGGCCGCCGCACCCAGCTGACGCCCTACCTGAAGGTTCTCAACGCGCTGGAAAGCCGCGACGCGCTCTTCTACCGCTACTTCGCCGAGGGCGACAGCGGCGCGCGCCTGCAGCCCGTGTCAACCCTGCCCGTGGTGCCGGTGGTGGGGGTTGCCTGGCACTTCTGA